One window of uncultured Erythrobacter sp. genomic DNA carries:
- a CDS encoding leucyl aminopeptidase has protein sequence MHIQFTNTHPANVRLIARIVNQGDTLGDLDAALSEGAPAARFKGSAGQVFESFVSADGSVNRIALAGAGEKDAETRRLNIERAGGALMAKYLRSGEAEMVIDLGHAELSAEEAAAVLTGVRLRAWAYDEYRTKLAAEKKITLEKVHVIGAPEGTEAAWEEQAAIAQGVEFTKQLITLPPNVLYPESFVAMCEEAFAGTGAEITVLGEDEMAKLGMGALLGVGQGSAKASRLLAIRWNGGKDGDKPTVFVGKGVTFDTGGISLKPGPGMEDMKWDMGGAGAVAGGMLSLVSRKAKANVIGVMGLVENMPDGNAIRPGDVLTSMSGQTIEVLNTDAEGRLVLCDALHWAQEQYDPARIVDFATLTGAMIIALGHEHGGVFANDDELAEQLLGAGLATGDKLWRLPIGPAYDKLIDSPIADVKNVGPRGAGSITAAQFLHRFIKKGTPWAHCDIAGMVFSDKPGATHDKGATGYGARLIDRFVADNVE, from the coding sequence ATGCACATTCAATTCACTAACACCCATCCAGCCAATGTCCGCCTTATCGCGCGGATTGTGAACCAGGGCGATACGCTTGGCGATCTTGACGCAGCGTTGAGCGAGGGTGCTCCGGCAGCACGCTTCAAAGGCAGCGCCGGGCAGGTGTTCGAAAGCTTCGTTTCGGCTGACGGTTCGGTCAACCGCATCGCGCTGGCTGGTGCGGGCGAGAAAGATGCCGAGACGCGCCGCCTCAATATCGAGCGTGCGGGCGGGGCCTTGATGGCGAAATATCTGCGTTCGGGCGAGGCAGAGATGGTCATCGACCTCGGCCACGCCGAACTGTCCGCCGAAGAAGCCGCTGCCGTGCTCACCGGCGTGCGGCTGCGGGCATGGGCATATGACGAATATCGCACCAAGCTGGCGGCGGAAAAGAAGATCACGCTCGAAAAAGTCCATGTGATCGGCGCACCCGAAGGCACCGAAGCGGCATGGGAGGAACAGGCCGCGATTGCGCAGGGCGTTGAGTTCACCAAGCAGCTAATCACCCTTCCGCCCAATGTCCTTTATCCCGAAAGCTTCGTGGCGATGTGCGAGGAAGCCTTTGCAGGCACCGGCGCAGAGATCACGGTGCTGGGCGAAGACGAAATGGCTAAGCTCGGCATGGGGGCGCTGCTCGGTGTGGGGCAGGGTTCGGCCAAGGCCTCGCGCCTGCTCGCGATCCGCTGGAATGGCGGCAAGGATGGCGACAAGCCGACCGTCTTTGTTGGCAAGGGTGTTACCTTCGACACGGGCGGCATTTCTCTGAAGCCCGGACCCGGCATGGAAGACATGAAGTGGGACATGGGCGGCGCGGGCGCGGTTGCGGGCGGTATGCTCTCGCTGGTTTCGCGCAAGGCCAAGGCCAACGTCATCGGTGTGATGGGGCTCGTAGAAAACATGCCCGACGGCAATGCGATCCGTCCCGGCGACGTGCTCACCTCCATGAGCGGACAGACAATCGAAGTGCTCAACACCGACGCCGAAGGGCGGCTGGTCCTGTGCGACGCGCTGCATTGGGCGCAGGAGCAGTATGATCCCGCGCGCATCGTCGATTTCGCCACGCTTACCGGCGCGATGATCATTGCGCTGGGCCACGAACATGGCGGCGTGTTCGCCAATGATGACGAGCTGGCCGAGCAGCTTCTGGGCGCAGGCCTTGCGACCGGAGACAAGCTGTGGCGCCTGCCGATCGGCCCGGCCTATGACAAGCTGATCGACAGCCCGATTGCCGACGTCAAGAATGTCGGTCCGCGCGGTGCCGGTTCGATCACCGCTGCGCAATTCCTCCACCGCTTCATCAAGAAGGGCACGCCGTGGGCGCATTGCGACATTGCGGGCATGGTCTTTTCCGACAAGCCGGGCGCAACGCATGACAAGGGCGCAACCGGATACGGCGCGCGCCTGATCGACCGCTTCGTCGCGGACAACGTCGAATAG
- the lptD gene encoding LPS assembly protein LptD, giving the protein MSSPLALGAMAFALLGVAAPAAAQEEQRELTQEEQDDLVFEMELAHGGARVPLSSFDSPVAVQVVTAEDVAAAQESESREPIAFEADQVAYDNQAETITARGNVILRNEHASVRADEVVWDRNSGTITARGSIRFVDSVGNQIFTESLELNDEFEAGAMEELLLALRQGGRLAARSAQRGEDGTVLLTDAAYTACAVTGDDGCAQNPSWRITADRVTYDPDESRVRFRGAMLELFGARILPLPGLAIRTDGRAESGFLVPDIRFDQVNGLEISGEYYWRVADNQDLTLGTSIYTDAPPMVSAEWRHLTEKGAYQITGYATSSRRVSNFGATPTTQSDPRGYLFANGRFLFSPEWSLTGSVRLASDRTFLRRYDLSRDDRLRSTINLERIDDNSYLSLAGWATQTLRINAAQGQVPLAVPAFDYRRILDDPVLGGEVQLQANTLSLVRNEGQDTQRAFAGARWDLRRLTGLGQVVTLTGLVRGDVYNTQNTLATLTQVYRGNEGWTTRGVATAAVDIEWPFVGEMFGGTQVLKPRIQIVASPPTRNLAVPNEDARAIDLEDSNLFALNRFPGYDRVEDGARVTWGIDWELTRPGWRVRTNVGQSYRLSNEREIFPDGTGLSDRVSDFVGRTEVRYRNFLAVTHRFRIDKDSLAVRRNEIDATIGSQRNYFEVGYLRLNRDIQTVEDLQDREEIRAAGRFTIGRNWSVFGSGVFNLTSAAEDPVFAPDGFEPIRTRLGVAYSDDCIEFGATWRRDFISAGDAERGNSFQVFFALRNLGFR; this is encoded by the coding sequence ATGTCGAGCCCGCTGGCGCTTGGCGCGATGGCGTTTGCGCTCTTGGGTGTTGCTGCGCCCGCTGCCGCTCAGGAGGAACAGCGCGAACTCACGCAGGAAGAGCAGGACGATCTGGTCTTTGAGATGGAGCTAGCGCATGGCGGCGCGCGCGTTCCGCTCTCAAGTTTCGACAGTCCGGTCGCGGTTCAGGTGGTTACCGCAGAGGATGTCGCTGCGGCGCAAGAGAGCGAGTCCCGTGAGCCAATCGCCTTCGAGGCGGATCAGGTCGCTTACGACAATCAAGCCGAGACAATCACCGCGCGCGGCAATGTCATTCTGCGCAATGAACACGCATCTGTGCGCGCAGACGAGGTCGTGTGGGACCGCAACAGCGGCACAATAACTGCGCGTGGCAGCATCCGTTTCGTCGATAGTGTCGGCAACCAGATCTTCACCGAAAGCCTCGAACTCAACGATGAATTCGAAGCGGGCGCGATGGAGGAATTGCTGCTTGCTTTGCGTCAGGGCGGCAGGCTGGCGGCACGGTCTGCGCAGCGCGGTGAGGATGGCACAGTCCTGCTCACCGACGCGGCCTACACCGCCTGCGCCGTCACCGGCGATGATGGCTGCGCGCAGAACCCGAGCTGGCGCATCACCGCCGACCGGGTAACTTACGATCCTGATGAAAGCCGCGTGCGTTTTCGCGGGGCGATGCTCGAATTGTTCGGCGCGCGCATCCTGCCGCTGCCCGGCCTCGCGATCCGCACCGATGGCCGCGCGGAAAGCGGCTTTCTGGTCCCCGACATCCGATTTGACCAAGTGAACGGGCTGGAGATTTCGGGCGAGTATTACTGGCGGGTCGCCGACAATCAGGATCTGACACTCGGCACTTCGATCTACACCGATGCCCCGCCGATGGTTTCGGCTGAGTGGCGGCACCTGACGGAGAAAGGCGCCTACCAGATCACCGGTTATGCGACCTCCAGCAGGCGCGTTTCAAACTTTGGCGCCACTCCTACCACTCAAAGCGACCCGCGCGGCTATCTGTTCGCCAATGGCCGGTTTCTGTTCTCGCCCGAATGGAGCCTCACTGGCTCTGTCCGGCTGGCGAGCGACCGCACATTCCTGCGCCGTTATGATCTCAGCCGCGATGACCGGCTGCGCTCGACCATCAATCTGGAGCGGATCGACGACAATTCCTATCTCAGCCTAGCCGGTTGGGCGACGCAGACGCTGCGCATCAATGCCGCACAAGGGCAAGTGCCACTCGCGGTTCCGGCTTTTGATTATCGCCGTATCCTCGATGATCCGGTGCTGGGCGGCGAAGTGCAATTGCAGGCCAACACGCTCAGTCTGGTGCGCAATGAAGGGCAGGACACTCAGCGCGCCTTTGCAGGTGCGCGTTGGGATTTGCGGCGGCTGACGGGGCTCGGCCAAGTGGTCACGCTCACCGGATTGGTGCGCGGCGATGTCTATAACACGCAAAACACGCTGGCGACTTTGACGCAGGTCTATCGCGGCAATGAAGGCTGGACCACACGCGGTGTTGCGACCGCAGCGGTCGATATCGAATGGCCGTTTGTGGGCGAGATGTTCGGCGGGACGCAGGTGCTCAAACCGCGCATCCAGATCGTCGCCAGCCCGCCGACCCGCAACCTTGCCGTTCCGAACGAGGATGCGCGCGCGATTGATCTGGAGGATTCCAATCTCTTCGCGCTCAACCGTTTCCCCGGCTATGACCGCGTCGAAGACGGCGCGCGGGTTACATGGGGCATAGACTGGGAGCTGACCCGTCCGGGCTGGCGCGTGCGCACCAATGTCGGCCAGTCCTACCGCCTCTCCAACGAACGCGAGATTTTCCCTGATGGAACCGGGCTTTCTGACCGGGTTTCGGATTTTGTCGGGCGGACCGAAGTGCGCTATCGCAACTTCCTTGCCGTCACCCACCGGTTCCGCATCGACAAGGACAGCTTGGCCGTCCGCCGCAATGAAATCGACGCGACCATCGGATCGCAGCGCAATTATTTCGAAGTCGGCTATCTGCGCCTCAACCGCGACATTCAGACGGTCGAGGATTTGCAGGACCGCGAGGAGATTCGCGCCGCGGGCCGCTTTACAATTGGGCGCAATTGGTCGGTGTTCGGCTCCGGCGTCTTCAACCTGACCAGCGCCGCCGAAGACCCCGTTTTCGCGCCTGACGGGTTCGAACCGATCCGCACCCGGCTGGGCGTTGCCTATAGCGACGACTGCATCGAATTCGGCGCGACATGGCGCCGCGACTTCATCAGCGCAGGCGACGCGGAACGCGGCAACAGTTTTCAGGTGTTCTTTGCCCTACGCAATCTGGGCTTCCGATAG
- a CDS encoding peptidylprolyl isomerase, whose product MTLKAFSKTCATVVAAGLVGLAASSVPSGVSAQTAAVPTSDNPFGLPQDFTIYGADNPNERSATAVVNGFVITGTDIDQRVNLVTNASEAEVSEQELQRLRMQVLRNLIDETLKIQAADGLEMTVERDAIEQTYQQLAAQNFGQNPERMDEYLRSIGSSPNALKRQIEGELAWERLLRRNITPFINVSAEEVNDVLARLEASRGTEEYRLGEIYMNATQENREQVIRNMQQIMDQLQAGGSFVAYARQYSDASTRVVGGDTGFLRLAALPRQMAEAASIMQPGQLVGPIEIPGGFTILYLIERRQVLTADPRDALLNLKQIAISFEPDVTEAEANAKIEEFGIFLQSLRSCADADTATAVLGATVVANDQIQARQLPEQLQNIVLNLQVGQTTPPFGSPQDGVRVLMLCGRDDPEDAGSPTFQSVMNSIEEERINKRAQRYLRDLRNDAYIEYN is encoded by the coding sequence GTGACGTTGAAGGCATTTTCAAAGACTTGTGCAACTGTAGTCGCAGCCGGGCTTGTCGGCCTCGCCGCTAGCAGTGTCCCGTCCGGCGTTTCGGCTCAGACCGCCGCGGTTCCGACTTCGGACAATCCGTTTGGGCTGCCGCAGGACTTCACCATTTACGGCGCTGACAATCCCAATGAACGCAGCGCGACCGCTGTCGTGAACGGCTTTGTCATCACCGGCACCGATATCGATCAGCGCGTCAACCTCGTCACCAATGCCTCCGAGGCCGAGGTCTCCGAGCAAGAGCTTCAGCGGCTGCGCATGCAGGTGCTGCGCAACCTGATTGACGAAACGCTCAAAATCCAGGCAGCCGACGGTCTGGAGATGACGGTCGAACGCGATGCGATCGAGCAGACCTACCAGCAGCTCGCCGCGCAAAACTTTGGCCAGAACCCGGAACGAATGGACGAGTATCTGCGCTCGATCGGCTCCTCGCCAAATGCGCTAAAACGCCAGATCGAAGGCGAGCTTGCTTGGGAACGCCTGCTCCGCCGCAACATCACGCCCTTCATCAATGTCTCCGCTGAGGAAGTGAACGACGTGCTTGCGCGGCTCGAAGCATCGCGCGGGACCGAAGAATATCGGCTCGGCGAGATTTACATGAACGCTACGCAGGAAAACCGCGAGCAAGTGATCCGCAATATGCAACAGATCATGGATCAGTTGCAGGCGGGCGGTTCTTTCGTGGCCTATGCGCGCCAATATTCCGACGCCTCCACCAGGGTTGTTGGCGGCGATACCGGCTTCCTGCGGCTCGCCGCCCTGCCGCGGCAGATGGCCGAAGCAGCAAGCATAATGCAGCCCGGACAGCTGGTCGGCCCGATCGAGATCCCCGGCGGCTTTACGATCCTTTATCTGATCGAACGCCGTCAGGTTCTGACCGCAGATCCGCGCGACGCCTTGCTCAACCTGAAACAGATCGCGATCAGCTTTGAGCCGGATGTGACCGAGGCCGAAGCCAACGCCAAGATCGAGGAATTCGGCATCTTCCTGCAATCGCTCCGCAGCTGCGCCGATGCTGATACGGCGACCGCGGTTCTGGGAGCGACAGTGGTCGCAAACGACCAGATTCAGGCGCGCCAATTGCCCGAGCAATTGCAGAACATCGTCCTCAACCTGCAAGTCGGGCAGACCACCCCGCCCTTTGGCAGCCCGCAGGACGGCGTGCGCGTGCTGATGCTGTGCGGCCGTGACGATCCAGAAGATGCGGGCTCGCCCACATTCCAGTCGGTGATGAACTCGATCGAGGAAGAGCGCATCAACAAGCGCGCCCAGCGTTACCTGCGCGACCTGCGCAACGACGCCTATATCGAGTACAATTGA
- the pdxA gene encoding 4-hydroxythreonine-4-phosphate dehydrogenase PdxA, producing the protein MTKLPLAISLGDPAGIGPEIILASYVQLKDSARPFFVVGGEDVLREAAAKCSIDCPIVAIGEPAEAEVRFGEGLPVLAGADAAYTPGSPDEAGAALALHSLAEAVRAVIEGHAAAVATAPVSKGQLGKVGFEFPGQTEFLAAVCGLAPDDAVMMLAGPTLRTVPLTVHVALADVPKLLSAELIIHKAQIVAAALTRDFGLERPRLAISGLNPHSGENGQFGSEEARVIEPAIEKLREQGFDVTGPVPGDALFTPLLRPTYDAALCMYHDQALIPIKALEFDQGVNVTLGLPIIRTSPDHGTAFNIAGTGKAQPQAMMAAIRMAASCAEQRGR; encoded by the coding sequence TTGACCAAGCTCCCGCTCGCGATTTCGCTGGGCGATCCGGCGGGGATTGGTCCTGAGATCATCCTCGCAAGCTATGTGCAGCTGAAAGACAGCGCGCGGCCCTTTTTCGTGGTCGGCGGCGAGGATGTGCTGCGCGAAGCGGCGGCGAAATGCTCGATTGACTGCCCCATCGTGGCGATTGGCGAGCCAGCCGAGGCCGAAGTGCGTTTTGGCGAAGGTCTGCCGGTGCTTGCCGGTGCGGATGCGGCCTACACTCCCGGCAGTCCCGATGAAGCAGGCGCAGCGCTGGCGCTCCATTCGCTGGCCGAAGCGGTGCGCGCGGTGATCGAGGGACATGCGGCTGCGGTTGCGACCGCTCCGGTGAGCAAGGGACAACTCGGCAAGGTCGGCTTCGAATTTCCGGGCCAGACCGAATTTCTCGCAGCGGTTTGCGGCCTCGCTCCCGACGACGCCGTGATGATGCTGGCAGGACCTACTTTGCGCACCGTGCCGCTCACCGTCCATGTCGCGCTCGCCGATGTGCCTAAGCTGCTTTCGGCGGAGCTTATCATCCACAAAGCGCAGATCGTCGCGGCCGCGCTCACCCGCGATTTCGGCCTCGAACGCCCGCGCCTCGCGATCTCCGGCCTCAATCCGCATTCGGGCGAGAACGGGCAGTTCGGCAGCGAGGAAGCGCGGGTAATCGAACCGGCGATAGAAAAGCTGCGCGAGCAGGGTTTTGACGTGACCGGCCCCGTGCCGGGCGACGCGCTGTTCACACCCTTGCTGCGCCCGACCTACGACGCCGCGCTCTGTATGTATCACGACCAGGCGCTGATCCCGATTAAGGCGTTGGAATTCGACCAAGGTGTCAACGTAACTCTAGGCCTGCCGATCATCCGCACTTCGCCCGATCACGGCACCGCTTTCAACATTGCGGGAACCGGCAAGGCGCAGCCGCAAGCGATGATGGCAGCGATCCGGATGGCGGCTTCCTGCGCAGAGCAGCGCGGACGGTGA
- the rsmA gene encoding 16S rRNA (adenine(1518)-N(6)/adenine(1519)-N(6))-dimethyltransferase RsmA produces the protein MTDLPPIRETIARHGLSASKALGQNFLLDEQLLYRIAALPGDLKGAKVLEVGPGPGGLTRALLRAGAQVTAIEMDARCLPALEELGEAFPGQLTIIHGDAMKLDHGEIMSGEPFHVLSNLPYNVGTALFVKWLSGEEWPPQWRSLTLMFQREVAERIVAKEGGSAYGRLAVLAQWRAQAKLAMKVHRSAFTPPPKVMSAIVHLMPVESPQDVSARTLERLTEAAFGQRRKMLRQSLKGVAGALDALEVEGIDPTRRAETLSVAEFVGLARSLGQT, from the coding sequence GTGACTGATCTCCCCCCGATCCGCGAGACGATTGCGCGGCACGGCCTTTCCGCGTCCAAGGCGCTGGGGCAGAACTTCCTGCTCGACGAGCAATTGCTCTACCGGATAGCGGCGCTACCGGGCGACCTTAAGGGCGCTAAGGTGCTCGAAGTCGGCCCCGGCCCCGGCGGCCTGACCCGCGCTTTGCTGAGAGCAGGCGCGCAGGTGACGGCCATCGAGATGGATGCAAGGTGCCTGCCCGCTCTGGAGGAACTCGGCGAGGCGTTCCCCGGCCAGCTCACCATCATTCATGGCGATGCGATGAAGCTCGACCATGGGGAGATCATGAGCGGCGAGCCGTTCCACGTCCTCTCCAACCTGCCCTATAATGTCGGCACGGCCTTGTTCGTGAAGTGGCTGTCTGGCGAAGAATGGCCACCCCAATGGCGCTCACTCACGCTAATGTTCCAGCGCGAAGTCGCCGAGCGGATTGTCGCGAAAGAAGGCGGATCGGCCTACGGTCGGCTCGCCGTTCTCGCGCAGTGGCGCGCGCAGGCGAAGCTGGCGATGAAGGTCCACCGCAGCGCCTTCACCCCGCCGCCCAAAGTGATGAGCGCAATCGTCCATCTGATGCCCGTTGAGTCTCCTCAAGACGTCTCTGCCCGCACGCTCGAACGCCTTACCGAAGCAGCCTTTGGCCAGCGCCGCAAAATGCTACGTCAGAGCCTCAAAGGCGTGGCTGGAGCGCTCGATGCTCTCGAAGTCGAGGGTATCGATCCGACGCGCCGCGCCGAAACCTTGAGCGTTGCCGAATTTGTCGGGCTGGCACGGTCGCTAGGGCAAACTTAA